A DNA window from Nitrospirota bacterium contains the following coding sequences:
- a CDS encoding nucleoside deaminase gives MRFVIRLAMKNIEHGTGGPFGAAVFEAKTGTLVSIGVNIVVLANCSHSHAEMVALANAQKKLESFDLGAPGFSEHELVTSCEPCAMCYGAIPWSGVRRVVCGARGKDAEAIGFDEGPKPKNWASALEARGISVVQDLCREEAAAVLQEYKKRGGMIYNPYQ, from the coding sequence ATGCGTTTTGTGATTCGTTTAGCCATGAAAAACATTGAACATGGCACAGGCGGGCCTTTTGGGGCGGCCGTCTTTGAAGCAAAGACGGGAACCCTGGTTTCTATTGGCGTGAACATTGTTGTGTTAGCGAATTGCTCTCATTCCCATGCAGAAATGGTTGCCTTAGCCAATGCACAGAAAAAACTCGAGAGTTTTGACCTCGGGGCGCCTGGATTTTCCGAGCACGAATTGGTCACCAGTTGCGAACCTTGCGCCATGTGCTACGGAGCGATTCCCTGGTCCGGAGTCCGAAGAGTCGTTTGTGGGGCGAGGGGCAAAGACGCAGAAGCGATTGGGTTCGATGAGGGTCCTAAGCCAAAGAATTGGGCGAGCGCATTAGAAGCAAGAGGCATTTCAGTTGTTCAGGACCTGTGCCGAGAAGAAGCGGCAGCCGTCCTTCAGGAGTACAAGAAGCGGGGCGGCATGATCTATAACCCGTACCAATGA
- a CDS encoding DMT family transporter: MSPSKRQGAFFGLAAALLFGISPPFAKLLLPESGPILIAGLLYLGAGLGLLLFEMTGRPLQHGVQEAPVRRADVGWLAGVILTGGMLGPFLMLWGLERLSGVLTSLLLNLEAPLTVLVAVLVFREHLVRLELAGVLAIVVAAGILTYQPGAIRGDLVGILAVLGACLCWAVDNNLSQRLSLRDPLVVTRIKTLGAGLGMLGLAGLTSQPWPSVGMTLAALLLGLVSYGVSLVLDMRALRLLGAAREAGFFATAPFIGALVAVPVLGERWTMQDAIATALMLLGITLLLRAHHAHAHRHDALEHDHVHRHEDHHDHRHDGEVLPHEPHAHLHRHLPLTHDHPHLSELHHRHDH; encoded by the coding sequence ATGAGTCCTTCGAAACGGCAAGGAGCGTTCTTCGGGCTTGCGGCTGCCCTGTTGTTCGGCATCAGTCCTCCCTTCGCTAAGCTGTTGCTGCCGGAGAGCGGCCCGATCCTGATCGCGGGCTTGCTCTATCTCGGCGCGGGCCTGGGATTGCTCCTCTTCGAGATGACCGGACGCCCGCTTCAGCATGGGGTACAGGAGGCCCCGGTCCGTCGGGCCGATGTCGGATGGCTGGCGGGGGTGATTCTCACCGGGGGGATGCTCGGTCCCTTTCTGATGTTGTGGGGACTGGAGCGCCTGTCAGGCGTCCTGACCTCATTGCTCTTGAATCTGGAAGCGCCCCTCACCGTGTTGGTCGCCGTGCTTGTCTTTCGCGAACATTTGGTCCGGCTCGAACTGGCCGGCGTTCTCGCGATCGTTGTTGCTGCAGGGATACTCACCTATCAGCCAGGCGCGATCCGTGGCGACCTCGTCGGTATCCTTGCCGTGTTGGGCGCCTGTCTCTGCTGGGCGGTCGACAACAATCTGAGTCAACGTCTCTCGCTGCGCGATCCGCTGGTGGTCACGCGCATCAAGACCCTCGGCGCCGGTCTCGGGATGCTCGGCCTGGCGGGTCTCACCAGCCAACCGTGGCCCTCGGTCGGGATGACGCTGGCGGCGTTGCTGCTGGGACTCGTCAGTTATGGGGTGAGTTTGGTGCTCGACATGCGTGCCCTTCGGCTGCTCGGCGCGGCGCGTGAGGCGGGGTTCTTTGCCACCGCTCCCTTCATCGGAGCGTTGGTTGCCGTGCCGGTTTTGGGCGAGCGATGGACCATGCAAGACGCGATCGCCACTGCGCTCATGCTGCTTGGCATCACATTGCTCCTCCGGGCGCATCATGCGCATGCGCACAGGCATGATGCGTTAGAGCATGACCATGTTCATCGGCACGAAGATCATCACGACCACCGGCATGACGGAGAGGTTTTACCTCACGAACCGCATGCTCATCTGCATCGGCACCTGCCCCTCACCCATGATCACCCGCACCTGTCGGAACTGCATCACCGGCATGACCACTAG
- a CDS encoding type II toxin-antitoxin system RelE/ParE family toxin: protein MEATPKDLQIYVTEDSRAPFSEWLASLRDTKARAKIRMRLDRVSLGNLGDCRGVGDGVQELRIDYGPGYRVYFGQAGTAIVLLLCGGDKSTQANDIEQAKRYWSEYRRRP from the coding sequence ATGGAGGCTACGCCCAAAGATCTCCAGATCTACGTAACAGAAGATAGCCGGGCCCCCTTCAGCGAATGGCTCGCCTCGCTACGGGACACCAAGGCCCGCGCTAAAATTCGAATGCGGTTAGATCGAGTCAGTCTTGGGAATCTTGGCGATTGTCGTGGCGTGGGTGACGGGGTGCAGGAGCTCCGCATCGATTACGGCCCTGGCTATCGAGTCTATTTCGGTCAGGCAGGTACAGCCATTGTGCTGCTCCTCTGTGGAGGAGATAAGAGCACGCAAGCCAACGATATCGAACAAGCAAAACGCTATTGGAGCGAGTACAGGAGGCGGCCATGA
- a CDS encoding putative addiction module antidote protein: MKKSKSYQAELIEGLRDPIEAGEYLNAALEEEDPELFLVALRNVAEAQGGVAQLAEKTKLNRESLYKMLSERGNPELKSLDTLLHALGFRLAVTANR; this comes from the coding sequence ATGAAGAAGAGCAAATCCTATCAAGCGGAACTGATTGAGGGCTTGCGCGACCCCATCGAGGCGGGAGAGTATCTGAATGCGGCGTTGGAGGAAGAAGACCCGGAACTGTTCTTAGTGGCGCTGAGAAACGTGGCTGAAGCACAAGGCGGCGTGGCACAACTCGCGGAGAAAACCAAACTCAACCGCGAAAGTCTCTACAAGATGCTCTCAGAACGCGGAAACCCAGAACTGAAAAGCCTCGACACCCTACTGCACGCCTTAGGATTCCGCCTCGCCGTAACTGCCAACCGATAA
- a CDS encoding glutathione S-transferase family protein has product MTIKAQFPDEQSAKGAFTRQPDAFKNWVTASGSSSYQAASGRYHLYVSLACPWAHRTIIVRKLKQLEDVIGMTVVDPIRDERGWAFRDGPGHSLDPINGFQFLSQAYEATDPDYRGRFTVPVLWDTATKRIVTNSDDDLMRMFNGEFNRFTNSTIDLYQEGIRKEIDDLNTFIYENVNDGVYRAGFATSQQAYERAVLRLFDALDQLEDRLARQRYLFGSQFVETDWRLFVTLVRFDVVYYGHFKCNLRRIIDYPNLFGYLKDLYQTNGIADTVNFDHIKRHYYVTHADINPTRIVPLGPDQDLTTPHGRERL; this is encoded by the coding sequence ATGACCATTAAGGCACAATTTCCGGACGAACAGAGTGCCAAGGGTGCCTTCACCAGGCAGCCGGATGCCTTCAAGAACTGGGTGACGGCGAGCGGGAGCTCCAGCTACCAGGCTGCGAGCGGCCGCTATCATCTCTATGTCTCCCTGGCCTGCCCCTGGGCCCATCGCACGATCATCGTGCGGAAACTCAAACAGCTCGAAGACGTGATCGGCATGACGGTCGTGGACCCGATCCGCGATGAACGGGGCTGGGCCTTTCGCGACGGGCCGGGCCATTCGCTCGATCCCATCAACGGATTCCAATTCCTCAGCCAGGCCTACGAAGCCACCGACCCTGACTATCGGGGACGATTCACCGTCCCTGTCCTGTGGGATACGGCGACGAAACGCATCGTCACGAATTCCGACGATGACCTTATGCGGATGTTCAACGGCGAGTTCAACCGCTTCACTAATAGCACGATCGACCTCTATCAAGAAGGCATCAGGAAAGAGATCGACGACCTCAACACCTTCATCTACGAGAATGTGAACGACGGCGTCTATCGCGCGGGGTTCGCCACCTCGCAGCAGGCCTACGAACGAGCCGTGCTGCGCCTCTTCGACGCCCTCGATCAGCTCGAGGACCGGCTTGCGCGCCAACGCTATCTGTTCGGCTCACAATTCGTCGAAACCGATTGGCGCCTGTTCGTCACCCTCGTGCGCTTCGACGTCGTCTACTATGGGCACTTCAAGTGCAACCTCCGTCGGATCATCGACTATCCGAACCTCTTCGGCTACCTCAAGGACCTCTATCAGACGAATGGCATCGCCGACACCGTGAACTTCGACCATATCAAACGGCATTACTACGTCACTCATGCCGACATCAACCCGACCCGCATCGTCCCTCTCGGCCCCGATCAAGACCTCACCACTCCACATGGCCGCGAACGTCTTTAA
- a CDS encoding YbaK/EbsC family protein: protein MPVLKRLQTYLDSHKIPYEAVSHDAAFSARRTAEALHVRGELFAKVVIVKADQRFVTVVLPSTWRVDFKRLEEALDSKHVRLATERELAELFPDCEVGTMPPFGNLYNMAVYVDQLLTQDEHIFFDAGTHTGAMKLRYRDFAELVHPTVAQFHREPSTLQY from the coding sequence ATGCCCGTCCTGAAAAGACTCCAAACCTATCTCGACAGCCACAAGATCCCCTACGAAGCGGTCAGTCATGACGCGGCCTTTAGCGCACGAAGAACGGCTGAAGCCCTCCACGTGCGGGGCGAGCTCTTCGCCAAAGTAGTGATCGTCAAAGCAGACCAGCGGTTCGTGACGGTAGTCCTCCCCTCCACCTGGCGGGTGGATTTTAAGCGACTCGAGGAGGCGCTGGACAGCAAACATGTGAGGCTGGCAACGGAACGTGAGCTCGCGGAACTCTTTCCCGACTGCGAAGTAGGCACGATGCCCCCCTTCGGCAATCTCTACAACATGGCCGTCTATGTCGATCAGCTGCTCACGCAAGACGAGCACATCTTCTTCGACGCGGGAACCCATACGGGAGCCATGAAACTTCGCTACCGAGACTTTGCTGAACTGGTGCATCCCACCGTGGCGCAGTTTCATAGGGAGCCGTCAACGCTCCAGTACTAA
- the ylqF gene encoding ribosome biogenesis GTPase YlqF, giving the protein MSIQWFPGHMNAARKEAAKTMEVIDVIVEVLDARIPEASCNPLIEELRLVRQRPSLKVLNKADLADPAITQAWLDFYNRQPNVSAVALSCSRAGDASKVPQLCQLLAPHRNSSVKPLRMLIMGVPNVGKSTMMNTLLKRRIARVGDEPAVTKVQQRHKLNDHMAITDSPGLLWGTIKDPNVGLLLATINAVGHTVVDDEAVAEFLAAILLARYPARLTARYGFAVEGLTHTDVIDAIAKKRGCLLTRSGGGLDRDKAARILLLDYRNGTLGRTSLEEPDRRETMPNVSPLSANTTIS; this is encoded by the coding sequence ATGTCTATCCAGTGGTTCCCCGGTCACATGAATGCGGCGCGCAAAGAAGCGGCCAAGACGATGGAAGTGATCGATGTCATCGTCGAGGTGTTGGATGCGCGCATACCGGAAGCCAGCTGCAATCCGCTGATCGAAGAGCTCCGCCTGGTCCGCCAGCGTCCGAGCCTGAAAGTGCTCAACAAGGCCGATCTCGCCGATCCCGCCATCACGCAAGCCTGGCTCGACTTCTATAACCGGCAACCGAACGTCAGCGCCGTGGCCCTCTCGTGCAGCCGGGCGGGCGATGCCTCCAAAGTGCCCCAGCTCTGCCAGCTGCTGGCCCCCCATCGCAACAGCAGTGTGAAGCCGCTCCGCATGCTGATCATGGGAGTTCCCAACGTCGGCAAATCGACCATGATGAACACGCTCCTCAAGCGCCGCATCGCGCGCGTGGGCGACGAGCCGGCCGTGACCAAGGTCCAGCAGCGGCACAAATTGAACGACCATATGGCCATCACCGACTCGCCGGGACTCTTGTGGGGAACCATCAAAGACCCGAACGTGGGCCTCCTCCTCGCCACGATCAACGCCGTGGGCCATACGGTCGTCGATGACGAAGCGGTCGCCGAATTTCTCGCCGCCATCCTGCTCGCGCGCTATCCCGCCAGACTCACGGCCCGCTACGGATTTGCCGTGGAGGGACTGACGCATACGGACGTAATCGACGCCATTGCCAAAAAGCGAGGCTGCCTCCTGACCAGAAGCGGCGGCGGGCTAGACCGGGACAAAGCGGCGAGGATTCTTCTGTTGGATTACCGCAACGGCACACTTGGCCGCACTAGCCTGGAAGAGCCGGACAGGCGCGAGACCATGCCGAACGTATCGCCGCTGAGCGCAAACACGACCATCTCGTGA
- a CDS encoding fatty acid desaturase, with protein sequence MNRLSCDSIDATDQAPEAEKYQWQGVLPFLSIHLMCLWIIQTGISWKLVALAVTSYYLRMFAITAGYHRYFSHRSYKTSRAFQFLLAFLAMTSAQKGVLWWAAHHRHHHKHSDQEKDRHSPLQRGFWFSHIGWLLSENYVQTDLRLVRDLAKYPELRFLNQFHVIPPLLYAGLMYAVGGFPGLIWGFFISTTVLYHCTFFINSLTHIVGRVRYNSRDGSKNSFILAVLCCGEGWHNNHHYYQSSVNQGWFWWEVDFSYYILTVLSWFGIVWDLRTPPPHIKAKILASGNAQAL encoded by the coding sequence ATGAATAGACTATCGTGCGATTCCATTGACGCCACCGATCAGGCGCCTGAAGCTGAGAAATACCAGTGGCAGGGAGTGCTCCCGTTCCTCAGCATCCACCTGATGTGTCTGTGGATCATTCAGACCGGCATCAGCTGGAAGTTGGTGGCCCTGGCCGTTACCAGCTACTACCTGCGAATGTTCGCCATCACGGCAGGATACCACCGCTACTTTTCGCACCGTTCATACAAAACCAGCCGGGCCTTCCAGTTTCTCCTGGCGTTTCTCGCCATGACATCTGCGCAAAAGGGCGTGCTCTGGTGGGCCGCACACCATCGGCACCACCATAAGCACTCGGATCAGGAAAAAGATCGCCACTCCCCCCTGCAAAGGGGATTCTGGTTTTCCCATATTGGATGGCTCTTATCCGAGAATTATGTGCAGACCGATCTCCGTCTCGTGCGAGACTTGGCGAAATATCCCGAGCTGCGCTTCCTCAACCAGTTTCACGTCATTCCGCCCCTCCTCTATGCGGGGCTGATGTATGCGGTGGGAGGCTTCCCGGGACTGATCTGGGGCTTCTTCATTTCCACCACCGTCCTCTACCATTGCACCTTCTTCATCAACTCCCTGACGCACATCGTCGGTCGGGTTCGCTACAACTCCCGCGATGGCAGCAAGAACAGTTTCATCCTGGCGGTGCTCTGTTGCGGGGAAGGCTGGCATAACAACCACCATTACTACCAATCGTCGGTCAATCAGGGATGGTTCTGGTGGGAAGTGGACTTCTCCTACTATATCTTGACCGTGCTCTCCTGGTTCGGAATCGTGTGGGACCTGAGAACTCCTCCTCCCCACATCAAAGCCAAGATCCTCGCGTCCGGAAACGCCCAAGCCCTGTAG
- the cfa gene encoding cyclopropane fatty acyl phospholipid synthase, with amino-acid sequence MDPQHVVHGLLERAQVHVNGSQPGDIHVHNDRFYDRILTEGSLGLGESYMEGWWDANQLDEFFFRFHTAGLDKAVRDKRLMLNMLQARLFNMQNQRRSTRVAQQHYDLNNEFYERMLGPHMQYTCAYWKRAQNLAEAQEHKLDLICRKLQLKQGERVLELGCGWGGFAHYAAANYGCSVVAYNISEQQVAFARRRCAGLPVEIRLSDYRNASGEFDKVAAIGICEHVGFKNYRTLMEVAHRTVKPHGLFLLHSIGNNISATTGDPWFDKYIFPGGMLPSVAQLSAAMEGLFVLEDWHNFGTDYDRTLLAWQENVDRQRGQLPPAFDERFTRMWRYYLLSLAGAFRARTIHLWQIVMSKRGLLGGYESVR; translated from the coding sequence ATGGATCCACAACACGTTGTTCACGGGCTGCTCGAAAGAGCGCAGGTACATGTGAACGGGTCTCAACCGGGGGATATCCACGTCCACAACGACCGATTCTACGACCGGATCCTGACCGAGGGCTCGCTCGGGCTCGGCGAGTCCTACATGGAAGGCTGGTGGGACGCCAATCAGCTGGACGAATTCTTTTTTCGATTTCATACGGCCGGACTCGACAAGGCCGTGCGCGACAAGCGGCTCATGCTGAACATGCTCCAGGCCCGCCTGTTCAACATGCAGAATCAGCGCCGCTCCACACGAGTCGCGCAACAACACTACGACTTGAACAACGAGTTTTACGAACGCATGCTGGGCCCCCACATGCAATATACCTGCGCCTATTGGAAGCGGGCGCAGAACCTGGCGGAGGCGCAGGAGCACAAATTAGATTTGATCTGCCGGAAGCTGCAACTCAAGCAAGGCGAGCGAGTCCTGGAGCTGGGGTGCGGATGGGGCGGCTTCGCGCATTATGCGGCTGCCAACTATGGCTGCTCGGTGGTCGCCTACAATATTTCCGAGCAGCAAGTGGCCTTTGCGCGGCGCCGATGCGCCGGACTTCCCGTGGAGATCAGGCTCAGCGACTATCGTAACGCGAGCGGGGAGTTCGACAAGGTCGCCGCCATCGGCATTTGCGAACATGTGGGATTCAAAAATTACCGGACCCTCATGGAGGTGGCCCACCGGACCGTCAAACCGCACGGCCTCTTTCTCCTCCATAGCATCGGCAACAATATCTCAGCCACCACCGGCGACCCCTGGTTCGACAAATACATTTTCCCCGGCGGCATGCTGCCCTCCGTGGCGCAACTGAGCGCGGCGATGGAAGGGCTCTTTGTCCTGGAGGACTGGCATAATTTCGGGACCGACTACGATCGCACCCTCCTGGCATGGCAGGAGAATGTCGACCGGCAACGGGGACAGTTGCCCCCCGCCTTCGACGAGCGCTTCACCCGCATGTGGCGCTACTATCTGCTGTCCCTCGCGGGAGCCTTCCGCGCCCGCACCATCCACCTCTGGCAAATCGTGATGTCGAAGCGGGGCCTGCTGGGCGGCTACGAATCGGTGCGGTAA
- a CDS encoding FAD-binding oxidoreductase, with protein sequence MILSEEHARKRDALIKTLRASATAGPLALEKSTSNLFRQRIQEPRQKLDLRHFNHVIHVNEHERYADVEGMTTYEDLVRATLPFQLMPAVVPQLKSITIGGATAGIGIESSSFKYGFVHETILAIDVLLPDGTVAVATQENEHRDLFFGFANSYGTLGYALKVKVALVPVKKFVTLKHERHSDLETYFRALGQVCQDRQVDFVDGTMFHGQELYITTGTFTDQAEGLSDYTYRHIYYRSIPRKRIDYLTTHDYLWRWDTDWFWCSKHFLAQQPLVRWLWGRKRLNSTVYWKLRKRFNDSPRAQLVARVLGGRQEAVIQDVEIPLEHAPAFARFFNKEIGITPVWICPVAAYDPAVSYPLYPMSPRTLYVNFGFWDSVRSDHEEGYFNKKIEAKVRELGGKKSLYSNAFYSRETFWQLYDETTYRRLKTRYDPTCQLKDLYEKCVLAK encoded by the coding sequence ATGATCTTGTCTGAAGAGCATGCCCGCAAACGCGACGCCTTGATCAAGACCCTTCGTGCGTCAGCCACGGCCGGCCCCCTCGCGCTCGAGAAATCGACGTCCAATCTGTTCCGGCAACGGATTCAGGAGCCTCGGCAGAAGCTGGATCTGCGCCACTTCAATCACGTGATCCACGTCAACGAGCACGAACGGTACGCGGACGTCGAAGGGATGACGACCTACGAAGACCTCGTTCGTGCCACGCTGCCCTTCCAGCTGATGCCCGCCGTCGTGCCCCAACTGAAATCGATCACCATCGGCGGAGCGACGGCGGGAATCGGCATTGAATCCTCCTCGTTCAAGTACGGCTTCGTCCATGAAACGATCCTGGCCATCGACGTCCTCCTGCCGGACGGAACGGTTGCAGTCGCCACCCAAGAGAACGAGCATCGCGATTTATTTTTCGGTTTTGCCAATTCGTATGGCACGCTGGGCTATGCGCTGAAAGTGAAAGTGGCGCTCGTGCCCGTCAAGAAATTCGTCACACTCAAACACGAGCGCCATTCAGATTTAGAAACCTATTTCCGCGCGCTGGGGCAGGTCTGCCAGGACAGGCAGGTGGATTTCGTCGACGGCACGATGTTCCATGGGCAGGAGCTCTATATCACGACCGGGACATTCACCGACCAGGCCGAAGGGCTCAGCGATTACACCTATCGGCACATCTACTACCGGTCGATCCCCCGCAAAAGGATCGACTACCTCACGACGCACGACTATCTGTGGCGCTGGGACACCGATTGGTTCTGGTGCTCGAAACATTTCCTCGCGCAGCAGCCGCTGGTGCGCTGGCTCTGGGGCAGGAAGCGTCTCAACTCCACGGTCTATTGGAAGCTGCGCAAGCGATTCAACGATTCACCCCGCGCGCAACTGGTGGCCAGAGTTCTGGGCGGGCGACAGGAAGCGGTGATTCAGGACGTGGAAATTCCTCTTGAGCATGCGCCGGCATTCGCGCGGTTCTTCAACAAAGAAATCGGCATCACGCCCGTATGGATCTGCCCGGTCGCGGCCTACGATCCAGCGGTCTCCTATCCGTTGTATCCCATGAGTCCACGAACCCTGTATGTCAATTTCGGGTTCTGGGATTCCGTCAGGAGCGATCACGAGGAGGGTTACTTCAATAAGAAAATAGAAGCGAAGGTCCGGGAGCTCGGGGGCAAGAAATCTCTCTACTCGAATGCCTTTTATTCGCGCGAAACATTTTGGCAGCTCTACGACGAAACCACCTACCGCAGGCTCAAGACCCGCTACGATCCGACCTGCCAGCTTAAAGATCTCTACGAGAAATGCGTCCTCGCAAAGTGA
- a CDS encoding CBS domain-containing protein encodes MSKKVISITMDDSLAKARELFLEFHFHHLLVLESERLVGVISDRDLLKAISPFIGSLSELDRDRATLNKRAHQIMSRNPITVEASETVEIAAQRLLGNRVSCLPVVTQDGKVSGIVSWRDLLRVYLPPPSQ; translated from the coding sequence ATGTCCAAGAAGGTGATCAGCATCACCATGGACGACAGCCTCGCTAAAGCCCGTGAGCTCTTCCTGGAGTTCCATTTCCATCATCTCTTGGTCCTGGAGTCAGAACGGCTGGTGGGCGTGATCTCCGATCGAGACTTACTCAAAGCCATCAGCCCTTTTATCGGATCCCTGTCCGAACTGGACCGAGACCGGGCCACCCTCAACAAACGAGCCCACCAGATCATGAGCCGGAATCCGATCACCGTCGAGGCCAGCGAAACCGTCGAGATTGCGGCGCAGCGGCTGCTGGGAAACCGGGTCTCCTGTCTTCCCGTCGTTACGCAAGACGGAAAGGTCAGCGGCATCGTCAGTTGGAGAGACCTGCTCAGAGTCTACCTGCCTCCCCCCTCCCAATAA
- a CDS encoding RNB domain-containing ribonuclease, translating to MKHHRTDLRSLARRAMVERGLLPDFSAAAMAELARIETAATDLDENQRDLTGLLWASIDNDDSRDLDQLTVAQPGAGRSVKILVAIADVDALVARESALDGHAKHNTTSVYTSGEMFPMLPEKLSTDLTSLGEGQDRLAIVVEMVIAEDGAVLSSTLFRAVVKNHAKLAYNSVAAWLAGEAPAPDLVESVSGLAAQLRLQDQVAQRLKARRHHQGALSLETIEPRAVFDGEVLTDLRIEQKNRAKELIEDFMIAANQATASYLKGKGVPSFRRILRSPERWLRIVEVAARWGEHLPPEPDASALEGFLVTRRKADPLTFPDLSLAIVKLIGRGEYVLDQSKDGSPEHFGLAVKGYTHSTAPNRRFPDLITQRLVKAALADAPTPYKPEELKYLAEHCTEKEDDAEKVERRLRKSAAALLLESRIRERFDAIVTGASDRGTWVRLLEPPVEGRVVTGTTGLDVGDKVRVELISTDVERGYIDFVRV from the coding sequence ATGAAACATCATCGCACTGATCTCCGGAGTCTCGCTCGTCGCGCCATGGTCGAGCGAGGCTTGTTGCCTGATTTTTCCGCTGCGGCGATGGCCGAGCTGGCCCGCATCGAGACTGCTGCTACCGATCTGGATGAGAACCAGCGTGACTTAACGGGGCTCCTCTGGGCCTCGATCGACAACGACGATTCCCGAGACCTCGATCAACTCACGGTGGCTCAGCCAGGCGCTGGTCGGTCCGTGAAGATTCTAGTTGCGATTGCCGACGTGGACGCGCTGGTCGCTAGGGAGTCCGCCCTTGATGGTCACGCCAAGCACAATACGACCTCGGTCTATACGTCCGGCGAGATGTTTCCTATGTTGCCGGAGAAACTCTCGACCGATCTGACCTCTCTTGGCGAAGGGCAGGACCGTCTTGCGATTGTCGTGGAGATGGTGATTGCGGAGGATGGGGCGGTCCTCAGTTCGACCCTCTTTCGTGCAGTGGTCAAAAATCATGCGAAGCTGGCCTACAACAGTGTCGCAGCCTGGCTTGCGGGGGAGGCTCCCGCGCCTGATCTGGTCGAGTCTGTTTCCGGCCTCGCGGCGCAACTCCGACTTCAAGACCAGGTCGCGCAGCGGCTCAAGGCACGACGTCATCATCAGGGAGCCCTCAGTCTTGAAACGATCGAGCCTCGAGCCGTGTTTGACGGTGAGGTGTTGACCGATCTCAGGATCGAGCAGAAGAATCGCGCCAAGGAACTGATCGAAGATTTCATGATCGCCGCGAATCAGGCGACGGCCTCCTATCTCAAGGGAAAGGGCGTGCCGTCCTTCCGCCGCATCCTGCGCTCTCCGGAACGCTGGCTGCGGATTGTCGAAGTGGCAGCCCGCTGGGGCGAACACTTACCTCCTGAGCCGGACGCGAGCGCGCTCGAAGGATTCCTCGTGACGAGGCGGAAGGCCGATCCCCTGACCTTCCCCGATCTGTCTCTGGCCATTGTGAAGCTCATTGGCAGAGGCGAATATGTGCTGGACCAATCGAAGGATGGGTCTCCGGAACATTTCGGGCTGGCGGTGAAGGGCTATACCCATTCCACGGCGCCCAACCGGCGCTTCCCCGATCTCATCACCCAGCGGCTGGTCAAGGCGGCGCTGGCCGACGCGCCGACTCCGTACAAACCGGAAGAGCTGAAGTATCTGGCCGAACATTGCACCGAGAAAGAAGACGATGCGGAAAAGGTCGAACGGCGGCTTCGTAAATCCGCCGCCGCCCTCTTGCTCGAATCGCGGATCAGGGAACGCTTCGACGCCATCGTGACGGGCGCGTCAGACCGGGGCACATGGGTTCGTCTCCTTGAGCCGCCGGTTGAAGGGCGAGTGGTGACGGGCACGACGGGCCTCGACGTCGGAGACAAGGTACGAGTGGAACTCATCAGCACGGATGTTGAGCGGGGGTACATCGACTTCGTCAGAGTCTGA
- a CDS encoding ATP-binding protein, with amino-acid sequence MAAKATKGKSVKAVVKKAAVKKKATPPRRVKKPKAPSAAVLILSGSTALRRRKAAETLAETLKVDLFRVDLSAVVSKYIGETEKNLNDVFDKAESSGAILFFDEADALFGKRTTVADAHDRYANEEVAHFLQRIESHNGLIILTSNGKQRLDEAFSSKTQVVVMAGTTKPERAKKKK; translated from the coding sequence ATGGCAGCTAAGGCAACCAAAGGGAAGAGCGTGAAGGCCGTAGTGAAGAAGGCTGCAGTGAAAAAGAAGGCAACGCCGCCGCGCCGGGTGAAGAAGCCCAAGGCCCCATCAGCTGCGGTCCTGATCCTGTCCGGTTCCACAGCGCTTCGCCGGAGGAAAGCGGCTGAGACGTTGGCCGAAACCTTGAAAGTGGATCTGTTCAGGGTGGATTTGTCGGCGGTGGTGAGCAAATACATCGGCGAAACAGAAAAGAATCTGAACGACGTGTTTGATAAAGCCGAATCCAGCGGCGCGATCCTCTTCTTCGATGAAGCGGACGCCTTGTTCGGGAAACGCACGACGGTCGCAGATGCGCATGACCGATACGCGAATGAAGAGGTTGCGCATTTTCTGCAGCGGATTGAGAGTCATAACGGACTGATCATCCTCACGAGCAATGGGAAGCAACGTCTCGATGAGGCGTTTTCTTCCAAGACTCAGGTGGTCGTCATGGCTGGGACGACGAAGCCGGAGCGAGCAAAAAAGAAGAAATAG